Within Amycolatopsis sp. FDAARGOS 1241, the genomic segment CGGCAGGTGGTCCAGGAGCTGTTCGATCTGCAGCCGCGCGTCGGTGCGGGCGTACTCGTCGGGGCCGGGCTTGTTCTCGTCGGCCGGGTCCGCGTGCGGGTCGGCGCGGTTGCGGGCGCGGCGGCGGAACTCGTCGATCACCTTGTGGCTCGCGATGCCGAAGACGAACGGCAGGAAGCTCTCCGGCTCGTAGCGGTAGCGCGGCAGCTCCACCAGCACCGCGAGCAGCACGTCCTGCGCGCAGTCCTCGGCGACGCTGCCCGAGCCGTGCGTGCCGAGCCGGCCACGGCAGTAGCGCAGCACCAGCGGGCGCAGGAACTCCAGCAGCTCGGCGACAGCGGCTCGGTCGCCGTCGACGGCCGCCTCGACTACCCGCCTCTCCGGGCGAGGTGCGGGCGCGCGGTCGTCGGTCGTCATGTGCTTCTTCCCCCTCGTGCGGGCCACCGCGCCTGAGCGCCTCGGTGGCGGGGCCGCTCGACCGCCGGGGTCTGGGGGAAGCGTCGCGGGCCAAGCGAAAGCCTGCTACGAAGATACCGGATTGTCCATGGCGAATCGGCAGCAAGCAGGGCGAACCCGGCAAATCCCGCATTTACGAAGCGGTGCCGCAATTCGGGTCAGCTCTCCCGAAAACACGAGGAATAGTTCTGGTGAAAGACAAACGAACCCCAGCCAAAAGTAGGTTCCTCGGTGTCGGGGTGGTTCTTATGCTCATCCGCAGGCCGGGACAACACCTGTCAGTGATGGGTGTTTCGGTCAGGTCCCCCACCGTTTGAGAGGAATTGCCATGCGCTTGCGCAAGCTCGTCGCCGCAGCGGTCCCGCTGCCGGCGTTGCTGTGCCTTTCCCTGGCCGGCGTGGCCCACGCCGATCCCTTGATCACCTTGAGCGCCAACGCCGCCCCCCTGACCTCGAGCGCTCGTACCGGCGACGTCGAGGCAGGTAAGCAGATCACCGCCGCCTTCTCGCTCAAGCTTCACAACCAGCAGGCCCTCCAGCAGTTCCTCGCCGACGTCCAGAACCCGGCCTCGCCGCAGTACCACCGGTTCCTCACTCCGGCGCAATTCAATAGTGCATTCGGCCCAACGCAGGCTGATGTGGCCAAGGCCGTTTCATTCCTGAAACAAAACGGCGCCCGTGGAATCGAGGTTTCCGGTAACCGGCAGGCCATCACGTTCACCGGTTCGGCGGGTCAGCTGGAATCGACATTCCACACGCGCCTCGGCAATTACACCGACACGAGCACCGGACGGAAGTTCTTCGCGAACGACGCGGCGCCCGCGCTGCCCGCTTCGGTTTCCTCGGTGGTGCAGTCGGTGGTCGGTCTCGACAACCACGCAGTGAAGGAGCATTCGGCCACCAAGGCCGCTCCGCGCGTGGTGAAGGCCGTGACGCCGAGCATTCTGCGCACCGCGTACTCGACCAGCGGCCTCTCGGCCACCGGCTCGGGCGTGAACGTCGGCTTCGTCGAGTTCGACGGGTACCGCAAGTCCGACATCACCAGCTACGACACCAAGTACGGTCTTGCCGGCGGCAGCGTCACGACGGTTCCGGTGAGCGGTGCCAACTACGACTCGAATCCGGGTGACGGCGAGGTCGAGGTCGACCTGGACATCGAGGTCGTGCACGCCCTCGCCCCGGCGGTGAGCTCGTACGTGTACGAGGCCCCGAACTCCAACGCCGGCGAGCTGGCGATGTACCAGAAGATCGCGTCGGACGACCGTGTCGACGTGGTTTCGATCTCGTGGGGCTCGTGCGAGGCGGCCGAGGGTTCGTCGGCGGCCAACAGCGTGAACAACGCGATCGCCACCGGCACCGCGGAGGGCATCTCCTATTTCGCGGCCGCGGGCGACGACGGCACCACTGACTGCGCCCGCCAGACCGGCAGCCTGTCGAAGGCCGTCGACTTCCCGGCGTCGAGCCCGAACGTCAGCGGTGTCGGCGGCACCCAGCTGACGGTCACCTCGTCCAACACCTACAGCAGTGAGAAGGCCTGGAACGACGGCGCCTCGGCCGGTGCCGGCGGTGGCGGCATCTCGACGCTGTTCAACGCGCCTTCCTGGCAGTCGCACCAGAGCACGACGAAGCGCAAGGTCCCGGACGTCGCGGGTGACGCCGCCTCGGGCTCCGCGTACACCATCGTCTCCGGCGGCCAGACCGGCAACGTCTGGGGCACGTCCGGCGCGGCCCCGCTGTGGGCCTCCTTCACCGCCCTGCAGAACCAGCTCCACGGCGGCTCGCTCGGCAACCTGAACCCGACCTTCTACGGCATCGGCAACGGATCGTCGTACTCCACGGGCTTCCACGACGTCACCACGGGCAACAACACGTTCAACGGCACCACCGGCTTCTCCGCCGGCACGGGCTACGACCAGGTCACCGGCTGGGGCTCCTTCAAGGGCACCGGGCTGTCGGGTCTGATCGGCTGAGCCTTTTCGTTGCAGTGGGGCCCTTTCCTGCGGGAGAGGGCCCCACTGCCGTGTTTGCGCGCGGCGACGCCTGGGCCGAACCTGATGCTCCGAGTGCCGCGTGATCGGTGACACAATGCGCTCATGCCGACACTGATCGCGACGCCCCGGGCTCGCGCATTGGGCTTCTCGCTCAGAGCCGCCCGCGAGGAGCGCCGGATGGCGCTGCGCGAACTGGCTCGCATGGCCCGCATCTCGCCGGGCCACCTGCACAACTGGGAAACCGGCCTGCGAGTGCCGAAGGAGTCCGAAGTGGGCCTCCTCGCGGGGTGCCTGCGGATGACCGTCGAGGAGCGAGACCGGCTGGGGGAGCTGGCTCGGAACGCTCGCGAGCCGAACTGGCTGGAAAGCGTGGTTCCCGGCGCACCTAACGAAGCGGCGGTGTACGCGGAGTGCGAGCGAACCGCGAGCGCGATGTTCAACTGGCAACCGCTGCTGATTCCGGGATTGCTCCAGACCGGCGATTACGTGCGCGCGAGCCTTAGAGCTTGTCTCATTTGGCGAGTTTCTTGTGGCAGGTGATGGTGGCGGCGAGGGTGAGGAAGGCGAGGTAGTGGCCGGCTTTGCGTTCGTAGCGGATGGTCAGTCGCCGGTAGCCGGTCAGCCAGGCGATGGACCGTTCGATCACCCACCGGTGTTTGCCGAGTTTCTCGGCGGATTCGATGCCCTTGCGGGCGATGCGCGGGACGATCCCGCGCTGGCGCAGCCAGGCGCGCAGGGCGGGGATGTCGTAGGCCTTGTCGGAGTGGAGTTTGGCCGGTTTCCGGCGCCGCGGTCCGCGGCGCGATCGGATCGGCGGCAGCGCGTTGACCAGAGGTCTGAGCGCGTGGCTGTCGTGAGTGTTGGCCGCGGAGATCGCGACGGTCAGGGGCAGCCCGGCCCCGTCGGACAGTACGTGGATCTTCGAGCCCGGTTTGCCGCGGTCGACCGGGCTCGGACCGGTCAGACCGCCCCCCTTTTGGCCCTGACGGATGCTCCGTCGAGGACCGCGCGAGACCAGTCGATCAAACCCCGGCCGCCCAGTTCGTCCAGCACTGCCTGATGCAACTGCCGCCACAGCCCGGCCTCGGTCCATTCGGTGAACGTCCGGTGCGCCGTGGGCACCGATACCCCGAACGAGGGCGGCAGGTGCCGCCACGCACAACCACTGGTCAACACGAACACGATCGCCGTGAACACCGCCCGCGGATCAGTCCGCGCACGACCACCACCCTGCGGACGCTCCTTTGCCGGCGGGACCAGCGGTTCCACCAACGCCCACAAGTCATCGGGCACCAGCCGTTGCGACAGCGAGTCGATCACGGTACAAGATCATTGCAGCCCAGCGGGAAAGATCCAAACGAGACACGCTCTTAGCGGGCGAAGCGGGTGGTCGAAGGACGATGTCGAGGTCGCGGTGCTGATCCGGATGGCCCGCCGCGACGTTCTTTCCCGACTGGCGGAGTTCACCGCGATGATCGGCGAGGAAGCACTGCGACAGAACATCGGTGGTGCGGCGACCATGGGTGCCCAGCTGCACCACCTGCTCACGGTCGCGAGACGCCGAAACATCGCGATTCAGGTTGTGCCGCGTGGGGTCGGATTCCACCCCGGCTTGTACGGGTGCTTCGTTGTCCTCGACTACGAGAATCTCCCTTCGATCGTGCACGTGGAGGAATTTCGAGGCGGCGCCTACTTGTACGATGAGCCTGATGTGGCCGCGTACCGTGAGGCCGCGAAGGAGCTGGCGGAACTGGCCCTGGACGAGCAGGAGAGCATCGAGTTCATCCAGGGGGTGCTCGCCGAACTGGAGGCTTGAAGATGCTTGGCAGCGCTTGGCGCAAGTCCAGCTATTCCGATACGGGCAATTGCCTTGAGGCTGCGCTGCGCAAGACGGTGCGAGTCCGCGACACCAAGAATCGCCGCGGCGGCGAACTGACCGTCGCGCCTGCCGCCTGGTCCGCTCTCCTCCGAAAACTCGGCTGAGCGCCGCCCATCCCCGGCAGACAAGCCCCCGCCCTCCCGAGGGGGGCGTCCCCACGTCCATTCTATCGGCCACCACCGACAAAACCGGGTCGGAAGCCGGGTGAGGGCTGAGCTGTCCACAACTCGCCTGCTCTGTGGACAAACCCGCTCGGTGCCCGAAAAGCGGTGCAGGGAGCGAAGACGCTCCGGTTGTGGCCGGACGGCGAGGCAGCGCGGGCGGTGGCAGAAAATCTGCCGAGGCGTTGCGAGCGGTCCCCCGGCCGACCCCCACTCGGGCCAGACTCGTGCCGGTCAGAGCGATTCCGGCCGGTCGCGCCTCGCCGAAGACTGACCACGGCCAGACCCGTTCCGGCCAGGCCGATTCCCCGGTCGACGCACCTTGGCGAAGATGCCGCCTTGGCGAAGATGCCGTCTCGGCGAACACACCGCCTCGGCGAACACACCGCCTCCGCGAAGACCCCGCCTCAGCGAACACACCGCCTCAGCGAAGACCTACCTCCGCGAACACCCCGGCCGGGCGAAGACCCCACCTCGGCGAACACCCACCGGCCCAGCCCACCCCAAACCAACCACCCGACCGTTCCCACCTGCGAACACGCACCCAACGTTCACTCGGGTGGGTGACACGAGGAGCCCCACCGCGAGATAGCCTCCGGATCATGCGCACGATTCGCGACGCCACCCGGGAGCTGCTCCGCAACCTGGGTCTGACCACGGTGTTCGGCAACCCCGGCACCACGGAGATCGCCTTCCTGACCGAGTGGCCGGACGACTTCACGTACGTCCTGGGGCTGCAGGAGTCGGCCGTGGTGGCGATGGCGGACGGGTACGCGCAGGCGACACGCAAGCCCGTGCTGGTGAACCTGCACTCGGCCGGCGGGGTGGGCCATTCGCTGGGCCACGTGTTCACCGCGTTCCGCGACCGGGCGCCGTTGATCGTGCTGGCGGGGCAGCAGACGCGGTCGCTGCTGCCGGACGAGCCGTTCCTCGGGGCCGTGGAGGCGGCGAACTTCCCGAAGCCGTACGTGAAGTGGAGCATCGAGCCGGCCCGGGCGCAGGATGTGCCGGCCGCCATCGCGCACGCGTACTACGTCGCGACGCAGGCGCCGCAAGGGCCGGTGTTCGTGTCGGTGCCCGTGGACGACTGGGACGCCGAAGCGACCATGCCGTTGCCCACCGGCACCAGGACGCCGGGCTTCGCGCCCGATCCCGAGGCGCTGCGAGAGCTCGCCGACGCCCTGGACAGCGCCGGCAACCCCGCGCTCGTCGTCGGGGCCAGCGTGGACGCCGACGGCGCGGTGCCGGACGTCGTGGACCTCGCCGAGAAACTCGGCGCCGGGGTGTGGGCCGCGCCGATGTCGTCGCGCTGCTCGTTCCCCGAGGACCACGAGCTGTTCCTCGGTTTCCTGCAGCCCGAACGCAAAGCGGTGGCCGAGGCCCTGCGCGAGCACGACGTCGTGGTGGTGCTGGGCGCACCCGCGTTCACCTACCACGTCTACCGCGGCGAGCCGGGAGAACCGTTGCCGCCGCTGTACCTCGTGAGCGACGACGAGCAGATCCTCGCCCGCGCGGGCACCGGCACCGGCATCCGGTCCACACCGAAGCTCGCGATCCGCGCCCTCATTGAACGCGTCACCGCGAAGACGCGCGAAACCAAGCCCAGGCCCGAAAAGCCCGCCAGGCCCGCGGAAACCACGCCGATCTCGCCCGACTTCGCCTATGCGACCGTCGCGGAACTGTTGCCGGACAACGCGATCGTCGTCGAGGAGACACCGAGCCACCGCAACTGCCTCCACGACCACCTGCCGATCACCTCGACCGACACCGGGTTCCTCACCGTCGCGAGCGGCACGCTCGGTTACGGCCTTCCCGCGGCCGTCGGCGCGGCGCTGGGCCGGCCCGACCGCAAGGTCGTCGCCGTGCTGGGCGACGGCTCCAGCATGTACTGCGTGCAGGCGCTGTGGACGGCCGCGCGCGAGAACGCGCCCGTCACGTTCGTGGTACTGGACAACGCGCAGTACGCCGCGGTCCGCATCCTCGGTGAGACGGCCGGCGGCACGAAGGTCCCCGGCACCGATCTCGGCGGCATCGACTTCGCGCAGCTGGCGCAGAGCATGGGCGTGCCGGCGCGGACCGTAGAACAGGGCGCCGACCTCCGTGACGCACTGGCGAACGCGCTCGCGGAGAACGGACCCCGGCTCGTGCACGTGAAGGTCGACCCGAACCCGCAAACACTGTACTGATCTTCGCGATTGACCCGACCGGGTGACGCTGTTTTGATGGCCGGGTGCGGCCTGTGCTCACTCCCCGTCAGCAGGAACTCGTCGACCGGGCCCGGAAGCTCGCCGACGTGTTCGCCGAGCGCGCCGCCGGGGTACGACCGCGAGAACACGTTCCCCCATGAGAACTACGACGACCTGCGGGCAGCCGGGTTCCTGCGGCTGTCGGTGCCGGAGGAGCTGAACGGGTTCGGCGTCGGGTTGCCGGAAATCCTGCCCGTGCTGGAGCGGCTGGCGATGGGCGACGGCGCCACCGCGCTAGCGTTCACGACGCACCTCTCGCCGCTGGGGCAGTGGGCGAGTGTCTGGCGCCGCGCGCAGTCACCCCGCCTGGCCGAACTGCTCACGAAAGCGGCCGAGGGCAAGCTGATCTGGGCGTCGGTGACCAGCGAAACCGGTCTGCGCAACGACATGACGGACGCCAACGCCCAAGCGGTCCGTGTCGGCGGCGGTTCGTGCTCACCGGGCGCAAGAACTTCGCCACCAACACGTCCGTCGCCACACACTGTTCCACCACCGCGCGCTACGAAGACGCCGACGGCGGCCCGCGGCTCCTGCTGTGCCAGATCGCGCTCGACCAGCCGGGTGTCCGGATCCACCAGACCTGGGACACCATGGGCATGCGCGGCACGCAGAGCAACGACGTCGAGCTCACCGAGGTGTTCGTCGAAGACTCGGCCGTGATGCACTCGCTGCCGGTGAAGCACCTCGACGCGCGCGTGCTGGAAACCGTGTGGGCGTGGGCGTGGGGCGATGCCGGCGTTCTCGGCCGTCCACACGGGAGTCGCGGCCGGTGCGCTGGACTGGACCGTTCGGTCGCTGCGGAAGCGGGGCAAGACGGGTGACCCGGTGCTGCAGGACGTGATCGGCGAGTGTCGGATCCTCCTCGAGAGCTCACGCGCGCTCATCCACCGCCAGGCCGAGGATGTCATGTCGCGGCGCCTCTTCACCGGTGACGTGCAGGACGAGGTGGCCCGCTGCTCCGTCGTGAAGTACGTGGCGGCCAACAACGCCGTGCAGGTGATGCAGCGCCTCGTCGACGTGCTGGGCGGCATGTCGTACACGAAGAAGCTGCCGTTCGAGCGCATGTGGCGCGACGTGCAGGCGAGCACGTTCATGCCGATGGGCAACCTGGCCACGCGCAGGCTGGTCGGCGCCCACGTCCTGGGTGTGCGGACGCTGCCGGAGATCGGCCCCGGCGAAACCGGCCCGGATTCCCGCGCCAAGGCCTGACCCGGGAAACGGGGCGCTCGCGGCCGGGCGCCCCGTTGTCGTTGCAGAGTCTCAGTGCTGCGCCTTGGCTTCTTCCTTCTCGGCCGCGACAGCCGCGGCAGCTTCATCAGCAGCCGCCACCTCGGCTTCATCGGCCACCGCCGCCGACGCCGGCCCGTGCAGCAGCCGCGCCACCTCGGCGCGCATCGTCACGAACTCCGAAGACTCGCGCGTGGTGATCTGGTCGCGCTCCTTCGGCAGGCCCACCGGCAGGTCCGCGACGATCGACGCCGGTGACTTCGACAGCACGAGCACCCGGTCGCCCAGGTACACGCTCTCGTCGATGTCGTGCGTCACCAGCAGGACGGTGGTGCCCTGTTCTGTCTGCACGCGCCGCAGCAGGTCCTCCAGCTCGAAACGCGTCTGCGCGTCGACGGAGGCGAACGGCTCGTCCATCAGCAGCAGCGCCGGCCGCGAAGCCAGCGCCCGCGCGATGGACACGCGCTGCTGCATGCCGCCCGAGAGCTGCCACGGGAACTTCGAGCCGACGCCCGCCAGGCCCACGGCCTCCAGCGCCTCGGCAGCTCGCCGTCGCCGCGCCGCCTTGTCGAGTTTGGTCCAGCGCAAGGGGAACTCGACGTTCTTCGCCACCGTCAGCCACGGAAACAGCGAACGGCTGTAGTCCTGGAACACCACGGCGAGGTCGTCCGGCACACCGGTGACCAGGTCGCCGTGGAGGCTCACGGTGCCGGCCGTCGGCGGCACGAGGCCGGCGATCGCCCGCAGCAGCGTCGACTTGCCGCACCCGGACGGGCCGACGATGCACGCCAGCTGGCCGGCCTCGACCGTGAACGACAGGTCGTTCACGGCGATGTGCGCGCCGTCGCCGCTGCCGTAGCGGTGGCTCAGGTCCGAGACCTCGAGCATGGTCGACATTCTGACAACCTTCCGGAGAGATCTAGTGACGGCCGGGCTGCCACGTGAGCACCCGGCGCTCCACGGCGAGCAGGGCCGCGTTGAACCCGTAACCCAGGATGCCCAGCAGCACGATCCACGCCCACATCTGGTCGAAGTCGTACTGGCGCTGGGCGTTGATCAGCGCGTAGCCGATGCCGTTGAGCGCGCCCACGAGCTCCGAGATCGCCATGAGGATCAGGGAGATCGACAGCGACAGCCGCAGGCCGGCGAAGATCTTCGGCAGCGCCGCCGGGAGCACGACGAGCCCGATCCAGTAGCGCCGCGGCGTGCGGAACGCTCGCGCGGTGTCCACCTTGACCTTGTCCACCGAGCGCACACCGTCCACCGTGTTCAGCACGATCGGCCAGATCGAGCCGAAGATGATGGTGGCGACCTGCATGCCCGGTCCGATGTGGAACAGCACGATGAACACCGGCACCAGCGCGGGCGGCGGGATCGCCCGGAAGAACGCGAACAGCGGGCCCACGTAGTCCATCCCGGTCTTCGAGCGGCCCAGCGCCGTCCCGAGCGCGACACCCAGCACGACCGAGAGGAGCCAGCCGCCGAGCACGCGCTCGAGGCTCGGGAAGACGTGCTGGAACACGGCGTCGCCGAGGAAGACGTGCGAGGCCGGTCCGGAGAACCACAACTTCGCCGCGGCCGCGACGATCTTCGTGGGCGGCGGGAAGAAAACGCTCTCCGTGAACTGCGTGACGACCTGCCAGATCACCACGAGCACCACGAACAGCAGCCACTTGCGCGCGAACCCGCTCAGGCCGCTGCGCACGCGGCCGCGGGTGGCCGCGGCGGGTTTGCCGACGACGGTCACGCGAGGTCCCCTTCGTCGTTGCTGCTCCAGCGGAAGAGCCGGCGCCCCAGCCGTTCGAGCCCTTCGTTGGCGAGGTACCCGAGGATCCCGGCGACGACCGTGCCCGCGAGCACCAGGTCCATCCGGCCGGAGCCCGAGGACGCTTCGAGCACGAACTGGCCGATGCCGAGCTTCGCGCCGGCGAGGAACTCCGTGCTGATCACGAGGATCAGCGAGATCGCCGCGGACATGCGGATGCCGGTGAACACGAACGGCGCCGCGTGCGGCAGCGCCACCGAGGTGAGCAACCGTGACTTCGGCGTGCCGTACGACCGCGCGGTCTCGATGAGCACGGGGTCGATCTCGGCCATCGCGTAGATGGTGTTGAACAGGATCGGCCACACCGCCGCGTAAACGGCGAGCAGGATCTTCGACTCGGGCCCTCCGCCGACCACGAGGAGGATCAGCGGAATCCAGGCCACCGACGGGATCGGCCGCAGGAACTCGACGATCGCCTTGGTGGCATCGCGCAGCCAGCGGACACTGCCGAGCAGCAGGCCCGCCGGCACCGCGATCGCGATCGAGATGCCCATGGCGATGAACCACGCCAGCACCGACGCGATCACGTCCCGCACGAACTCCGTGTCGCCGAGCAGTTCGCCGATCCGAGCGAACACCACCGTCGGCGGCGGCACGTCGTTCTGGTCGATCAGACCGGCCCGCACGACGACCTCCCAGATCAGGAGGAAGCCGAGCAGGCCGGCCAGGTTGCGAACGATCCGCACGTCAGGAGGCGCTCGGCTGGGACACGATCATCTGGGCGACGTCGATCTTGGCCGGGATCGACCCGAACTGCTGCAGCAGGTCCGGCACGCGCTGGATGCGGCGCGCGTCCAGAGTGGACTGGAAGGTGAGCAGCGCGGTGAGCGAGGCGGTGGCCTCGTCGACCTTCGAGAACTTCACCATCAGCGGTTCGATCTTGGAGCGGTCCGCCGACTCCTTGGTGGCGCGCAGCATGGCGCGCTGGAAGGCGGCGACGGTCTTCGGGCTCGACGACGTGAACTTGCCGAGCGCGCCGTACCCCGCGGTCGGGAAGTCCTGCGTGGCGCCGGTTGCCGTGTCGATGATCGGGACGGTCCCGTTGGTCTTCGCCGAGCTCGTGATGAACGGTTCGGTGAGGAAGCCCGCGTCGACGTCGCCGCGCTTCACGGCCGCGCCGATGCTCGGGAAGGGCAGGGACACCCACTGCACCTTGGAGTAGTCCACACCGTTGTCGCGCATCACGGACTTGGTCAGGGTGTCGGACACGGTGTTGGGAGCGGAGATGGCGATCTTCTTGCCCGCCAGGTCGCGCACGGTCTTGACCGGTCCGTTGGGCATGGCCACGATCTCGGTGCTCTTCGGGCCGGCCGAGGAGGCGTCGGACACGAACTTGATGTCCGCGTTGCCCTTGCTCTTCGCGATGAAGAACGGTGTGTAGCTCGAGTAGGCGATGTCGACCTCGCCGGACAGCAGCTTCGTGACCGACGCGTCGCCGCTCGCGGCGTCGACGGACTCGACTTCCAGGCCCTCGTCCTTGAAGTAGCCGTTCTGCACGGCGAGGTGGAACGGCGCGACGTCGATCGTCGGCATGACCGAGACCTTGATCTTGGACTTCTCCAGCCCTGAACCGCCGCTCGTGCTGCCCGAATCGTCCGAACCGCCCAGCAGGCCGCAGCTGCTCGCGGTCAGTGCGACGCCGCTCGCCATGGCGAGGGAGAGGAAGCCACGGCGCCCGAGTCTGGCCTGGCTGCTCCCGGCTGATTCAAACAAGTCCACTCCTTGGAAAATGAGGTCACGTGGGTGTTGACCGTGCGGGGATGGTGGGTGTGGCTCATTGTCCGGAGTCACGCGGCCACTGTAGAGAAGCGACGCATCCATCACAATGGGTGGTCATCAACGGTTCAGCAGTGTCTTGAATCACTCGATCAGGTGATCCAGTTCCTCTGGACAGCGGTCATCCAGCACGTCGAGACCGTGTCCGGTTGGTCTTGATCCGCTAGCCGGGTGCTCTGGTAGGGCCGTCGGGAGGGTTACAAATCGGCGTGTCGTTCGCTACCCTCTGCTCCGGCAGTGTGAGGTGTGGACCACCGATGTAGTGAGAGTCAGCCTCGTCGAGAGGCACTCTGCGCAGGCCGGCTCCCGTCGGCGGACTGGTGGCTTCGGCCTATTGGACCAGCTGATCGACCAGTGCGGGGATCGAACGCCATGCAAGTACTGAACCGATTCCGCGTCAACCGCGGCGCGAAACCGCACCTGGAAGTGGATCTTTTCACCCGAAAGGGTGTAATGGGCCGGGTCAACCGGACCGTTGGGGTGCCGGGTGGGCTGCCGGGAGCGTGCGGCTAGTGGTCGCGGGCACGGCAGGCTTCAATTCACAGGGTCCCACGGGGCCGGAAGACGATGGTGGTGCGGCGGTGCCGAACGAAGACACCGCGGGGGTGGGAGGGGCCCCTGCGCGCGGAGGCGGGGTGAACCCGTCACGAAGGGGTTCGGTCTTCGCGCTGAACAACTGGCGGCTTCGGTCGAAGCTCGCCCTCGTTCTGATCATCCCGACGCTGACCGCGCTCGTGCTCGGTGCGCTGCGCGTGGTGGACGACGCCCGCGAGGCCGTGCAGTTCGGCCACACCGCGGACCAGGTCGCCTTCGCGGTAAAGGTGACCACGGTCATCCACGACCTGCAGGGCGAGCGGACGCTCGCGGTCGCGCGGCTCTCCTCCGGCGACTCCTCGCGCCAGACCGGGCTCGACGCCCAGATCGCGAAAGTCGACCGCGACGTCGACGACCTGCGCAACGCGCTCGTGAACCTCAACCCCGACGACCAGGCGACCAGCGACCGGTACGCCCGCGGCATCCAGCGCCTCGACGCGCTGCGCCCGCTGCGCGCGGCCACCAGCTCCTCGTCCTACTCCGACGTCGCGGTGCTCGACACGTACTCGTCGATCCTGGACTCGCTCATCCAGCTCGGCCGCGAAGTGACCACCGCGGTCACCGACCGCGACTTGCTGAGGCTGGGCAACAGCACGCAATCCATCAGTGAGGCCAAGGAGTTCACGCTCCGCGGCGACACCGCGCTCGAGATCGCGGCGTTCCGCAACGGCTTCCCGGGCGACCTGCTGGACCAGACCCGCTCCGCCGAGGCGAGCGGTGACGCGTCGATCGCCTCGTTCCTCGCGAACGCCACCGACGACCAGGTGCAGCTTTACTCCGACACCGTGTCGGGCCCGGAGGTTGACGACCGGCGCCGGATCCAGAAGCAGGCCTTCTCGTTCGCGCAGCAGGGCGAATCGCTGAACCTCGATCCGACTCGGCTCGCGCAGGACAGCACCGTCGCGTCGGACAAGATGCGCGCGGTGGAGTCGAACCTGCTCACGCAGCTGCGCACGCAGGCCGACGACCTGGCCAGCTCGGCCGTCCGCTCCGCGTGGGTCGGCGGGGTGATCGTCCTCGCGGCCCTGATCGCGGCGCTGGTCCTGATGCTCGTGGTCGCCCGCCTCATGCTACGCCCGCTGCGCGTGCTGCGGACAACGGCGCTCGACGTGGCCTACACGCGGCTGCCGGAAACGGTTCAGTCCATTCTGGACGATCCGGATCCGGTCAACGCCTCGAAGAAGGCCGTGGACCCGGTTCCGGTCGTCTCGCGTGACGAGATCGGTGAAGTGGCGCGCTCGTTCGACGTGGTCCACGAACAGGCCGTCAAGATGGCCGCCGAACAGGCTCTCCTGCGCGAGAACGTCAACGGCATCTTCGTGAACCTCTCCCGG encodes:
- a CDS encoding acyl-CoA dehydrogenase family protein, whose protein sequence is MPAFSAVHTGVAAGALDWTVRSLRKRGKTGDPVLQDVIGECRILLESSRALIHRQAEDVMSRRLFTGDVQDEVARCSVVKYVAANNAVQVMQRLVDVLGGMSYTKKLPFERMWRDVQASTFMPMGNLATRRLVGAHVLGVRTLPEIGPGETGPDSRAKA
- a CDS encoding ABC transporter ATP-binding protein, whose amino-acid sequence is MSTMLEVSDLSHRYGSGDGAHIAVNDLSFTVEAGQLACIVGPSGCGKSTLLRAIAGLVPPTAGTVSLHGDLVTGVPDDLAVVFQDYSRSLFPWLTVAKNVEFPLRWTKLDKAARRRRAAEALEAVGLAGVGSKFPWQLSGGMQQRVSIARALASRPALLLMDEPFASVDAQTRFELEDLLRRVQTEQGTTVLLVTHDIDESVYLGDRVLVLSKSPASIVADLPVGLPKERDQITTRESSEFVTMRAEVARLLHGPASAAVADEAEVAAADEAAAAVAAEKEEAKAQH
- a CDS encoding ABC transporter permease — translated: MTVVGKPAAATRGRVRSGLSGFARKWLLFVVLVVIWQVVTQFTESVFFPPPTKIVAAAAKLWFSGPASHVFLGDAVFQHVFPSLERVLGGWLLSVVLGVALGTALGRSKTGMDYVGPLFAFFRAIPPPALVPVFIVLFHIGPGMQVATIIFGSIWPIVLNTVDGVRSVDKVKVDTARAFRTPRRYWIGLVVLPAALPKIFAGLRLSLSISLILMAISELVGALNGIGYALINAQRQYDFDQMWAWIVLLGILGYGFNAALLAVERRVLTWQPGRH
- a CDS encoding ABC transporter permease, giving the protein MRIVRNLAGLLGFLLIWEVVVRAGLIDQNDVPPPTVVFARIGELLGDTEFVRDVIASVLAWFIAMGISIAIAVPAGLLLGSVRWLRDATKAIVEFLRPIPSVAWIPLILLVVGGGPESKILLAVYAAVWPILFNTIYAMAEIDPVLIETARSYGTPKSRLLTSVALPHAAPFVFTGIRMSAAISLILVISTEFLAGAKLGIGQFVLEASSGSGRMDLVLAGTVVAGILGYLANEGLERLGRRLFRWSSNDEGDLA
- a CDS encoding ABC transporter substrate-binding protein; amino-acid sequence: MASGVALTASSCGLLGGSDDSGSTSGGSGLEKSKIKVSVMPTIDVAPFHLAVQNGYFKDEGLEVESVDAASGDASVTKLLSGEVDIAYSSYTPFFIAKSKGNADIKFVSDASSAGPKSTEIVAMPNGPVKTVRDLAGKKIAISAPNTVSDTLTKSVMRDNGVDYSKVQWVSLPFPSIGAAVKRGDVDAGFLTEPFITSSAKTNGTVPIIDTATGATQDFPTAGYGALGKFTSSSPKTVAAFQRAMLRATKESADRSKIEPLMVKFSKVDEATASLTALLTFQSTLDARRIQRVPDLLQQFGSIPAKIDVAQMIVSQPSAS